GACTTTCAACTCACTCATCTTGGCTTTGACCAACTCAATCCATTTATCCATGGGCGGCACGATACGTGGCGGACTCCGGGCAACAAAACACAAATTGTAGTATTTAAATTCTCGTCACAAATACAGTTAGTACTAGGATTGGTTCACGGATCTGAATCTATCACGGAGCTTGCCATCGCCATGACGTTACCCCGCAATGACCTGTCGGATATGCAAATGGACACTACCCTCACCTCGCCCAAAGGCAACGCCGCCGCGCAAAAAGCCTTGGACTATTACTTGAAACCAACTGTGTCAGAAGCGGTGGTCGAGGAGCGATTTTTTGATGTGAACCCTGCGGTCAGCGGTGAAGAAGCGCTGGTGCATGCGTCGGATCTGTTGCGCTGTGCCGCAGCGACCGCCTACGAGTCGGCCAGCAACTTGCACGGCGCAAGTCGGGACCTGGCCTTTTCGACGGTGCATATGATCGATATGGCCAAGGCGATGATTGATCGTTCTTTACAGGGTCAGCGCGTTTGAGCCGGACGCACTTTTGAGGAAAGACGGGAAAGAATTTTCCAATCGAGCAGATAAAATCATTTGACTTGCAAACGAGAATGATTATTATTGCATGCAGCTGATCGCGAGATCAGTCGATGGACCAAGAGACCTTAGGTCGGTCTCCTGGACTATCTCCTCATCAGGCTAATCACGGTTTTTGACCCGGCTTTTTGCCGGGTCTTTTTTTGCCAGTTATTCTGGCTTTGGCTTCAGGCTAATGAAGTCTTCAGGTGTTGCGAATTCGATTGGCGCGGATGATATCAAAAGAATATCCATTGGCAAGAGAAGCCCGGCATCATTGGCCCAAACTAATGAAAAATAGCGCTTGAGAATCAATCACACAGTCTCTAAGCTGCGTCTGCGTCAAGGAAGACGCCCCCCTTTTACCCCGCAATTTCCCCCGGTTTTTCCCTTCCCAGCGTGTAAAGTAGCAGCCATAAAAATCATATTCAGGAATCGACTATGACCGTGGCTAAATCCTCATTCGACATCAGCGCAAATTTCGACAGCGGCAACATTGAAGTGCTGGACATC
This region of Pseudomonas mandelii genomic DNA includes:
- a CDS encoding DUF6124 family protein, with amino-acid sequence MTLPRNDLSDMQMDTTLTSPKGNAAAQKALDYYLKPTVSEAVVEERFFDVNPAVSGEEALVHASDLLRCAAATAYESASNLHGASRDLAFSTVHMIDMAKAMIDRSLQGQRV